The genomic window AGACAGATGATAAGGGTAAACCTTCTTCCACCGGAACAAAGGAAAAAAGTTAAACCTCTACCAGGAGTCCTTGTCATCAGCACCTTTATTACGGTAGCGACAATCCTTGTGCTGGGAGGCATCACATTTTTTTTAACCAGTAAAATCTCAGACCTTAAGGCTGATCAGGCATTAAAAGAAAAGCGACTTGCTGAACTGCAAACAATGATAAAAGAAATCAAAGACTACGAAAAAGACAACAAGTCATTTCAGGATAGAAATAACATTATTGAGCAGTTGAGGAAAAATCAGAACATACCCTTAATTTTGCTGGATGAGATAAGCGAACTGCTTCCAAAAGGCGTATGGCTCACTTCTTTAAATGAGTCCGGAGGCGTTGTAAATATATCCGGCTATGCATATACCAATCCTGATATCGTCAATTATGTGGAAAACCTTAAAAAATCAGAAAAACTTATAGAGGCTGCACTGCTGGAATCGCGGAATGCAACGATTGACAATATTTCTGTCTATCAATTTAAATTAACCTTCAGGGTGAAGGTGTAATATGGCTCTTAACATTAATTTTAATAAAATAAATGCAAAGCTGAAAAATCTTCCGCCTTATTTAAAGGCAATCGTTTTATCTGCGCCCTCAATTGTGCTGATTATTTTATTCATCATCCTGCTTTATATGCCAAAGGGCGCTGAGATTAACGGCCTGAAAGACAGCATAGCCAAACTTGACAGCGAAATTGCAACCAGCGAGATAAAGGCAAAGAAATTAGCCGACCTCAAGATTGAAAATGCACGATTAAAGACACGCCTTGCGAAATTAAAGGAGCAATTACCGGAGGAAAATGAAGTTTCGGGTCTATTAAGGCAGATCTCAGAACTGGGACTCAAATCAGGGCTTAAAATCATTTTATGGAAACCTGAAGGCAGATCACCTGACCCGAGCGGTCTCTATGTAAAAATACCTGTAACCGTAGAGGTTGTAACGGGCTATCATAATCTCGGCGTTTTCTTCAGTTATATCAGCAGACTGCCGAGAATTGTCAATATATCAGGCATAAAGCTCTCTAATCCTGCGCTGAAGGAAGGAGTCAGGGTATTAACTGCCAATTTTACCGCCACTACTTTTTCTGCCGTGCCTGAACCTGCGGTGACTAAGGGGGCAAAAAAACCATGAGGGCCTTTGCGGTTTTAATTTCGCTGGCATTCATGCTTTCAGCATACGGATGCTCAAAAGAAGAGGCAAAGCAGAAGGCAAAAGGCGCAGCGACCGTAAAAAAAGAAGCCCAGATACAGCCGCTGCCTCCGGAATCCGCAAAGCCGGAAGAACTTGGCTACACCTATGACCCAAGGGGACGGCGCGACCCCTTTACGCCGCTTATCGCCGTCGGTTTAGATAAAGGCAAGAAGGCACGCACTGCAGGGACTCTTGAGGGTTATGACATAAATGATTTTACGCTGGCGGCAATTGCTGAAAAAAAAGGCGTGCGTTACGGGCTGATCCTTTCGCCTGACAACAAGTCTTATACCGTAAAAGAAGGGACTGTCCTGGGACTGTATAAAGGAACGGTCAAAAAAATAACAAATGACAAAGTAATAATAATTGAATATAGTATAGATT from Nitrospirota bacterium includes these protein-coding regions:
- the pilO gene encoding type 4a pilus biogenesis protein PilO; the encoded protein is MALNINFNKINAKLKNLPPYLKAIVLSAPSIVLIILFIILLYMPKGAEINGLKDSIAKLDSEIATSEIKAKKLADLKIENARLKTRLAKLKEQLPEENEVSGLLRQISELGLKSGLKIILWKPEGRSPDPSGLYVKIPVTVEVVTGYHNLGVFFSYISRLPRIVNISGIKLSNPALKEGVRVLTANFTATTFSAVPEPAVTKGAKKP
- a CDS encoding pilus assembly protein PilP, which codes for MRAFAVLISLAFMLSAYGCSKEEAKQKAKGAATVKKEAQIQPLPPESAKPEELGYTYDPRGRRDPFTPLIAVGLDKGKKARTAGTLEGYDINDFTLAAIAEKKGVRYGLILSPDNKSYTVKEGTVLGLYKGTVKKITNDKVIIIEYSIDYTGKTRPREVVLELRKGKEAE
- a CDS encoding PilN domain-containing protein, translated to MIRVNLLPPEQRKKVKPLPGVLVISTFITVATILVLGGITFFLTSKISDLKADQALKEKRLAELQTMIKEIKDYEKDNKSFQDRNNIIEQLRKNQNIPLILLDEISELLPKGVWLTSLNESGGVVNISGYAYTNPDIVNYVENLKKSEKLIEAALLESRNATIDNISVYQFKLTFRVKV